One part of the bacterium genome encodes these proteins:
- a CDS encoding O-antigen ligase family protein, translated as MKEERAASDVSAVGQFCDRLIFALFTSMLCVTPFVYHKHMDASVAFRQPKETALQVLGILIIGTWLVKFIEAGKFPILRRPSGAGGWLGVLKRFPVAAPMAMLVIACLLSLINVASYFYFWDTMLSVLVGISTCLILYDVLKNNYRRILACLGLIAIAASFMGGYCMLQYYNLDPLFVPRKAEYAGRTVSSGFIDNPNTVSGYLVAALPILLGIFFFARRKEVRIYGLVGAVALFGGLLSACTRGALIAGVFAVAIFLGLMFWASRFSRAEKRIIMIGTVIIIAFIASYTAINPFIYNRIANLKSVLSLRTNTRYVEWASGKRMVSDHFLVGLGLGNFKYYYLEYRGDAARETEFIGRWEKANQAHNEYVQVASELGFLGLFAMFWLIGSFTWFVVRELIKSKKLMRELDEAQGLIEQRRVALLIGFLCSFLALAGHCAFMFPLHIVPSAVIGIFVIAMAVAVARTPRSSFDVSASSVKGGLFNETDYGPFVSGVFVLGGLLAIPVLWSEPPRINMTYGEALPWAIGACLVILASFRRNGTVSWLRAIPAAGAMVVAEAFLAKTDSVPALTAFAVFALFALMVCGYVGIGIGRLIRQEGS; from the coding sequence ATGAAGGAAGAGCGAGCTGCGAGCGATGTTTCGGCGGTCGGTCAGTTCTGCGACCGATTGATATTCGCATTGTTCACGTCGATGCTATGTGTTACGCCTTTTGTGTACCACAAGCACATGGACGCAAGCGTCGCCTTCCGTCAGCCCAAGGAGACCGCATTGCAGGTCCTTGGCATCCTCATCATAGGGACCTGGCTCGTCAAGTTCATCGAGGCGGGCAAGTTCCCCATTTTGCGCCGGCCGTCAGGTGCGGGAGGCTGGTTGGGGGTCCTGAAGCGTTTCCCCGTGGCGGCCCCGATGGCCATGCTAGTGATAGCCTGTTTGCTATCGCTCATAAACGTGGCGAGCTACTTCTACTTCTGGGACACGATGCTCTCGGTCCTCGTGGGCATCTCAACTTGCCTCATTCTTTATGACGTGCTCAAGAACAACTACAGGCGCATTTTGGCCTGCCTCGGACTCATTGCGATAGCGGCCAGCTTCATGGGCGGATATTGCATGCTTCAGTATTACAACCTCGATCCACTCTTCGTGCCAAGAAAAGCGGAGTACGCCGGCAGGACAGTTTCCTCGGGGTTCATCGACAACCCGAACACGGTGTCCGGGTATCTCGTGGCCGCCCTGCCCATCCTGCTCGGCATATTCTTCTTCGCCCGGCGCAAGGAGGTAAGAATCTATGGCTTAGTTGGGGCGGTGGCGCTTTTTGGCGGCCTGTTATCAGCCTGCACCAGGGGAGCCCTCATCGCTGGAGTGTTCGCGGTTGCCATTTTCCTGGGCCTAATGTTCTGGGCAAGCAGATTCTCCCGGGCCGAGAAGCGCATCATCATGATCGGCACTGTTATCATCATCGCGTTCATCGCATCTTACACCGCGATCAACCCCTTCATCTACAACAGAATCGCCAACCTCAAGAGCGTTCTCAGCCTCAGAACTAACACGAGATACGTGGAATGGGCTTCGGGCAAGAGAATGGTCTCCGACCACTTTCTTGTCGGCCTGGGGCTTGGCAACTTCAAGTACTACTACCTCGAGTATCGCGGTGATGCGGCCCGGGAGACCGAGTTCATCGGGCGCTGGGAGAAGGCCAATCAGGCCCACAACGAATACGTGCAGGTGGCCTCGGAGCTCGGCTTTCTCGGCCTATTTGCGATGTTCTGGCTCATCGGCTCGTTCACCTGGTTTGTGGTCCGCGAGCTGATCAAATCCAAGAAACTGATGCGGGAGCTGGACGAGGCGCAGGGCCTCATTGAGCAGCGCCGTGTCGCCCTACTCATCGGTTTCCTGTGTTCCTTTCTGGCGTTAGCGGGGCACTGCGCGTTCATGTTCCCACTGCACATCGTGCCATCGGCCGTGATTGGGATATTCGTCATTGCGATGGCAGTCGCGGTGGCTCGGACGCCGAGGTCCTCGTTCGATGTGAGCGCCTCGTCGGTCAAGGGAGGCCTGTTCAATGAGACTGACTACGGTCCATTCGTGTCCGGAGTGTTCGTTCTGGGCGGCCTGCTCGCCATACCAGTCCTCTGGTCCGAGCCGCCCCGCATCAACATGACCTACGGCGAGGCTCTTCCCTGGGCCATCGGCGCGTGCCTGGTCATCCTGGCGTCGTTCAGACGAAATGGGACGGTCAGTTGGCTTCGGGCCATTCCCGCGGCCGGTGCGATGGTTGTGGCGGAGGCGTTTCTGGCTAAAACGGACAGCGTCCCGGCCCTGACGGCGTTTGCCGTCTTCGCATTGTTTGCCCTGATGGTCTGCGGCTACGTGGGGATAGGTATTGGGAGACTCATTAGGCAGGAGGGGTCGTAG
- a CDS encoding tetratricopeptide repeat protein, whose protein sequence is MKRLVQAAAIVLTLWLCQTAMRPFLTQVNLEWGKRNMNQAVKMAEAASKRKKPLTMALTVLRRAEKFFVTAKRVTLGDGQVWLYLAHVSSLQEKLDKDLSKSTRNGLRQKVIDVVDQAEHFYMDNNMLLRRALAHAGLGDTTMAIQGLEEALVYYSTWSQAIRPLVQMYMQDLMRTSRGDPKRILRQMERLVARFPKERDAVIYLGRVYLDQRRPQEARACFKQAEARHWGDITLGRLVAQSYMQEGNYRRAVWELCRVLHISQATESKDLVPVTRTINSLLKQDPKNADAHFIMGRAQQKNMADFNAARREYLAAYQLQKTHFETIRRLAEVCEVLGNKPESAQWRAAGQKILAHTKSIQLVSPSGKTRESHCLVVADANQLSPLLGKIVNDKASTAGKAVFLGKASGRRVPIRLRCPPLPAGDYELSVRMSALDLPEGHNTMLARIRTEGDSIRRSGTKKSARRSVYARDFKRANEYRDFTIKFYHPGLVDFEILIEYMAACDLYVDRTAVGIVEH, encoded by the coding sequence GTGAAAAGGCTCGTCCAGGCAGCGGCAATAGTGCTGACGTTATGGCTTTGCCAAACGGCCATGCGTCCATTTCTAACGCAGGTGAATCTCGAGTGGGGCAAGCGCAATATGAATCAGGCCGTCAAAATGGCCGAGGCGGCCAGCAAGCGAAAAAAGCCTCTGACGATGGCTTTGACGGTTCTTCGACGGGCTGAGAAGTTTTTCGTGACAGCCAAGAGGGTAACGCTCGGCGACGGACAGGTTTGGCTATACCTCGCGCACGTTAGCAGCCTACAGGAGAAGCTCGACAAGGACCTGTCCAAAAGCACGCGAAACGGACTGCGCCAGAAGGTCATAGACGTCGTTGACCAGGCCGAGCATTTCTACATGGACAACAACATGCTGCTGCGCAGGGCGTTGGCCCACGCTGGTCTGGGGGACACGACGATGGCGATACAGGGCCTTGAGGAAGCCCTTGTTTACTACAGCACGTGGTCGCAAGCGATCAGGCCGCTCGTGCAGATGTACATGCAAGACCTGATGAGAACAAGCAGGGGCGATCCGAAGCGGATTCTCAGACAGATGGAGCGGCTAGTTGCCCGGTTTCCAAAGGAGCGCGACGCTGTGATCTATTTGGGCAGGGTGTATTTGGACCAGCGCCGACCGCAGGAGGCTCGGGCGTGTTTCAAACAGGCAGAGGCCAGACACTGGGGCGACATCACTCTCGGCAGGCTAGTAGCCCAATCGTATATGCAGGAGGGCAACTATCGAAGGGCGGTCTGGGAGCTGTGCCGTGTCCTGCATATATCCCAAGCCACGGAAAGCAAGGACCTGGTCCCAGTCACTAGAACGATAAACTCGCTGCTCAAACAAGACCCCAAAAACGCCGACGCGCACTTCATCATGGGCAGGGCGCAGCAGAAGAACATGGCCGACTTCAACGCGGCGAGGCGCGAGTATCTCGCAGCATATCAGCTCCAAAAAACTCACTTTGAGACAATCAGGAGGCTGGCTGAGGTGTGCGAGGTGCTTGGAAACAAGCCGGAATCTGCCCAATGGCGGGCTGCTGGGCAGAAAATCCTTGCACACACCAAGAGTATCCAGCTCGTCTCTCCGTCAGGCAAGACAAGGGAGTCGCACTGCCTCGTCGTTGCCGATGCCAATCAGCTCTCACCCCTGCTCGGCAAAATCGTGAATGACAAGGCCTCGACAGCTGGCAAGGCGGTCTTCCTGGGCAAGGCCAGCGGCCGCAGGGTCCCGATTAGGCTGAGATGCCCACCGCTTCCGGCCGGCGACTACGAGCTCAGCGTCAGGATGAGTGCTTTGGACTTGCCCGAGGGTCACAACACCATGCTTGCAAGAATCCGGACCGAAGGCGACAGTATCCGGCGTTCCGGTACGAAGAAGAGCGCGCGGCGGTCGGTATATGCCAGGGATTTCAAACGTGCGAACGAGTATCGGGACTTCACAATAAAATTCTATCATCCGGGGCTCGTCGATTTCGAGATACTAATTGAGTATATGGCTGCCTGCGACCTTTACGTGGACCGGACCGCAGTCGGCATTGTAGAGCATTGA
- a CDS encoding MBL fold metallo-hydrolase, whose amino-acid sequence MKIKWLGHSAFSITASDGTAILTDPYRPGAFGGAMKYAPIRERFDVVTVSHKHADHDGVDGLAGNPTVVDTVGHCEAQGVPIDGIATFHDKSGGSQRGSNIVFCMNVDGLRVCHLGDLGHILDDAICAALGDVDVLLTPVGGTFTIDANEAWQLIEKIRPRVVIPMHFKTPKIGFELASIDKFTAGKPDVVQAGSSEVELTRETLPPKLQVIVLEHAL is encoded by the coding sequence ATGAAGATCAAATGGCTTGGCCACTCTGCATTCTCCATTACGGCGAGCGACGGGACAGCGATACTCACTGACCCCTACCGGCCGGGCGCATTCGGCGGCGCGATGAAGTATGCGCCCATTCGCGAGCGCTTCGACGTCGTAACCGTCAGCCACAAGCACGCTGACCACGATGGAGTTGATGGTCTAGCGGGCAACCCAACGGTTGTGGACACGGTTGGGCACTGCGAGGCGCAAGGCGTGCCGATAGATGGGATAGCGACTTTTCATGACAAGAGCGGCGGGTCGCAGCGAGGCAGCAACATAGTCTTCTGTATGAACGTCGATGGCTTGAGGGTCTGCCACCTGGGCGATCTGGGCCATATCCTAGACGATGCGATTTGCGCTGCGCTTGGCGACGTCGATGTGCTTCTGACGCCAGTCGGCGGGACGTTCACGATCGACGCAAACGAGGCGTGGCAGCTGATTGAGAAGATCAGGCCGAGGGTTGTCATCCCGATGCACTTCAAGACCCCCAAGATCGGCTTCGAGCTCGCGTCAATTGACAAGTTCACGGCCGGGAAGCCCGACGTTGTTCAGGCCGGCTCTTCCGAGGTTGAATTAACGCGGGAGACTCTGCCCCCGAAGCTCCAGGTCATCGTCCTCGAACACGCCCTTTGA